A section of the bacterium genome encodes:
- the miaA gene encoding tRNA (adenosine(37)-N6)-dimethylallyltransferase MiaA, whose amino-acid sequence MTEAEASRTGVFFLGGPTAVGKGALATRLAGAFPVELVLCDSVKVYRGLEIGANKPSPELRAGFPIHLVDVCDPTERFSAGRYAHLAAAAVAGIHRRGRIPLIVGGTLLFARALLDGLSGAPETDPDIEHGLEALETEELAERLRRCDPVSANRIHPHDRQRLARALAVHLQTGRGLSEWNADNASRPIEGPVTRIALVRPRDELYGRINDRSRRIFERGLVEEVRGLLESGMPPSAPALESIGYLQAAACLRGEIPPERAIEDTATATRRLAKRQLTWIRSDPRFDLLGVDAPGEESAYDALARRLGAIS is encoded by the coding sequence GTGACTGAAGCCGAAGCATCCCGAACCGGAGTTTTCTTCCTCGGCGGTCCGACGGCCGTCGGCAAGGGCGCTCTGGCTACTCGCCTCGCCGGGGCATTCCCCGTCGAGCTGGTCCTGTGCGATTCGGTCAAGGTCTACCGGGGACTGGAAATCGGGGCCAACAAGCCCTCGCCCGAGCTCCGCGCCGGCTTTCCCATCCACCTGGTGGACGTCTGCGACCCCACTGAAAGGTTTTCCGCCGGCCGGTACGCCCATCTGGCGGCCGCGGCCGTCGCGGGAATCCACCGCCGGGGGCGGATACCGCTGATCGTGGGCGGGACGCTCCTCTTCGCCCGGGCTCTCCTCGACGGTCTGAGCGGGGCCCCGGAGACGGACCCCGATATCGAGCACGGGCTGGAGGCGCTCGAGACCGAGGAGCTCGCGGAAAGGCTCCGGCGGTGCGATCCGGTTTCGGCCAACCGCATCCATCCCCACGACCGGCAGCGTCTCGCCCGGGCTCTGGCGGTCCACCTCCAGACCGGTCGGGGGCTCTCCGAGTGGAACGCCGATAATGCGTCCCGCCCAATCGAGGGACCGGTGACCCGGATCGCCCTGGTCCGTCCCCGGGACGAGCTCTACGGGAGGATAAACGACCGCTCCCGCCGGATATTCGAGCGGGGCCTGGTGGAGGAGGTGCGGGGTCTGCTCGAATCGGGTATGCCCCCCTCGGCACCCGCCCTGGAGTCCATCGGGTACCTCCAGGCGGCGGCGTGCCTGCGCGGGGAAATTCCCCCCGAGCGGGCGATCGAGGACACCGCCACGGCGACGCGCAGGCTGGCTAAGCGCCAACTGACCTGGATCCGCTCCGATCCGAGGTTCGACTTGCTCGGGGTGGACGCCCCCGGGGAGGAGTCGGCGTACGACGCACTGGCGCGTCGTCTCGGAGCGATTTCTTGA